The region TTATAGGAGGTGCATACTGGCAATAAGAATGCGGATGCCTACTAGAGCCAGTGAAATAGCCAGCGCCTTTATAATAAACTTACCTTTTACTTTTCTGGAGAAATAAGCACCCAGGAAAGCTCCGGGAATAACACCCAAAATAAGAGCAGCGATCATCTTAATAATCTTAGGATCATTGTAGCTACCTTCGAAATAGTGTACTATAACGCTTACTGTAGACATAATCGCCAGAATAAAATGCGATGTTGCAGTAGCTATATGCACGGGGAACTGCAACCATTCCACCATAGCTGGTACATGGATAATACCTCCGCCAATTCCCAGAAGAGGGGAAAAGAAACCTACAAATATGCTGAGGGCTATACCATACTTCATATTGTAGATATATTCATAGGTTTCACCATACTTATCGGTGATTTTCTGATGAATTCTGCCCGTAACTTTCTTTTCACTATTGTTCTTTTTCTCTTTTCCACCTCTCAGAAAAAGAAATATCGAAAGTATAATGAGTACAATACCAAAAATATTATCAAACTGATGTTTCGGAATATGCTTGGTGGTCAGTACTCCTAATATAGATCCGGGGATAGTAGCCAGTGCGAAGATTATTCCTGCCTTATAATCTATTCTTTTGGTACGCATGTAAGCCATGGAACCTACAGAGGCATTGGCAGCTACTACAGCCATAGAGATTGCTGTAATGCTTTCCGGTGACAGATCCGGATAAAAGAGAATAAGAATAGGAACGAGAATAAAGCCTCCACCGGCTCCGATTAATGTTCCTAAAGTTCCGATACCAAATCCTAATAGCATTAAAAGTACAAAGCTTTCTGTCATGTAAATGTCTCCTGTAAGTAGTTTAGTGTAATGGCCGCTAAAATACAGAAATTTTTGTTTTCCCAAAATAAGATTGGAATTTATCCTAAATAATGATGTTTTGGGCGTTTATAGCTTAAATGGAGAAATGAAGAATCTTATGCGTGTCATAAAAAAATGACAGATATCTGTCATTTTTTTTTTTTAGGGTACAGTATAATTTTGCAGAACAAATTAACACTTACAAATATAATTATGATGATTTTCAAAAAAATGAAAACCTGTTTTGGGTTACGATCTGAGTGATATACTGATCACTATATGGCTAGGTTACGTATGATTTTCCTGAATAGCCTTCCATTCCTATTATTAATTCTCACGAGATTCATTTGAACGGTAGCGTAATAGTCGCCATCTCAAATATTTTGCCCTGTAGATTATGCTATACATTGCTGAAGTGTGTCCACTTGCAGTGAGAATTGTTATCCCTGAATAAATAGTACAAGAACAAATATAAAATAAAACATAAACAAAATGATAAAAAAAAATGAATTAAAAAGAAGTTTCCATAAAATGGATTATCTGCCACCTAGAATAGAGGTAGAGTTTTTAGAAATAGAACAAGGAATAGCTGCCGGATCAGCAACAACCATTCCTCCAAATATGGGTGGGAAAGTAAATCAGGAATGGGAAACTATACCAGATGAAACACATGAGGTTGAATGGCCATATTAAATACTTTTTATTAAAACAAAACAACAAAATAATGATAAAGAACTTAAATA is a window of Elizabethkingia anophelis R26 DNA encoding:
- a CDS encoding sulfite exporter TauE/SafE family protein, with the protein product MGKQKFLYFSGHYTKLLTGDIYMTESFVLLMLLGFGIGTLGTLIGAGGGFILVPILILFYPDLSPESITAISMAVVAANASVGSMAYMRTKRIDYKAGIIFALATIPGSILGVLTTKHIPKHQFDNIFGIVLIILSIFLFLRGGKEKKNNSEKKVTGRIHQKITDKYGETYEYIYNMKYGIALSIFVGFFSPLLGIGGGIIHVPAMVEWLQFPVHIATATSHFILAIMSTVSVIVHYFEGSYNDPKIIKMIAALILGVIPGAFLGAYFSRKVKGKFIIKALAISLALVGIRILIASMHLL